The Flavobacteriales bacterium nucleotide sequence CGAGTTCGGATATAGCTGCCAGGTGATGCGATTGGCCAAGTACATTGCCAGTGTGCGTCGCTTGCGCTACTATTAAGCCACACGCTAAATCCAAACAAAAAGCCGTTACTTTACGTAGCGGCTTTTTTTATGCGACGTACTCTTCTCATATTCAGTCTGATATTTACCGCAGGGACCACACATGCCCAAATGGAATGGAGCGCTCAGTCGCAAGTTTCGTTCGGACAGCAGTCGAATGCCTTTCGCACCGGTGTAAATCTGCGGATGCGCGACCTTGTGGTCAATAGTGGACTCAGACTGGCCTTGCCGAGCACCGCGACCGTTTCAGGACCGAACTTCAACGGAGCTATATCGCCTCGGGATTGGTCCGAAGTTCCGGGATTCTATGTGCAGTTTGGAATTCCCATTGCCGTAATGCCCGATAGTTGCTGGTTTGTTTATGTGTTGGCTGACTATGAGCGTTTTAAGGGAACATACAGCTACCAATGGATCGGCTCTGACGGAACAGATCCACATGGAAACGTCAAAGTACCCTATGTCGCAACCGTTTCTTCCGAATTCTTTGCAGTGAATCTTCACGCCCTTACCGAATATCGACTCAACGAAAAAAGTTTTGTCTTTGCAGGTGTTCAACTGGGTCGATCAAAGTTCCTCAACGATGACAACATTTGGGTTCGCTCTGAAACAAGCAATTTTGCTTTCTACTTCGGGTTTCGCTACCGATTCGCCCAAAAAGCCAGGTCTCAGCGACCGGAAAAACTTTAAAGAAATTCGCGTAATTCGCGCAGGTGAGTGATCTCGTACGTGGGTTTCTCCGAATGAAGGGTCTTCTCCGGATTAAAGTAAACCTGATCCCATCCGGCCTGTTGGGCACCGAGGATATCAGCTTCCAGGTTATCGCCGATCATTAAGCTTTCTCTCTTCTCTGCTCCCGTGCGACTCAACGCGTAGCGGAAGATGTTCGCGTGAGGCTTTCGCACGCCTGCCTGTTCGGAGGTAACGATCACATCGAAGTGCTCGCCCAGTGTGCTTTCGCGCAACTTGATGTGCTGAACTTCCTCGAACCCGTTGGTGATGATGTGCAGCACATAGCGTTGACGGAGGTATTCGAGCGTTTCAATGGCTTCAGGGAAGAGGTGTTTTTTGTAGGGCGATCGGTCGAGGTATTCGAATTCCATCCACTTTGCCACGGCACGGTCCGCGATCCCGAATTCCTCCAATGCTCGTTGAAACCTCGTGGTACGTAAGGTAGCCTTGTCGATCTGACCCATCCGGTAGTGTCGCCACATTTCGTCGTTGTGTACGCGATAACGTGGAAAGAACTCCTCTATCGAGATCCGCTGCATTCCTTGATCAGAAAGCTCAGCGAGCAGTTCGGTAAGGGTTTCTTGTGCATTCTTTTCGAAATCCCACAGCGTGTGGTCGAGGTCAAAGAATAGGTGCTTGTACGCCATGTCAGAGTTTTGGTCCGAAGGCGAGGTCACCCGCATCACCGAGTCCGGGCACGATGTATTTTTTATCGTTCATTTCCTCGTCTACCGCGGCAACGTACAGTGTTCCCAAGCCCTTCATCTCGCGCGAAACGTATTCGACCCCTTCTCGACTCGCGATCACGGACAGGCAATCGACCCGCTTGGGCTTAACTTTTGTTAGCAGAGCCTCATAAGCCAAAACCATGGAACGGCCGGTCGCCAGCATAGGATCGCAAAGGATAACATGGCGGTCGGTCAAGTCCGGACAAGCCAGGTATTCCACCACAACCTTAAAGCTGTGGTCTGCGTGCACCTCTCTGTAGGCACTTATGTAGGCATTGTCGGCTCTATCAAAGACCTCGAGCACTCCGCTATGAAGAGGCACCCCGGCCCTTAAGATACTGGCTACCACCGGTTGCTCACGGGGTACTGACACTTCGGAAACTCCCAATGGTGTTTGAACTGATTGACTCGAATAGCTGCAGTCTTTGCTGAGTTCGTAAGCCAAGTGAATTCCAATGCGCTCAATGTTTCGCCTGAATCGCATACGGTCTTGCTGAATCCCTTGGTCGCGGATCTCAGCCATATACTGGTTAACGATGGTCGGTTGCGCGCTTAAGTCTACTATTTTCATGCCTCGGGTCGATACCAATTGAGGTGCCAAGGTAGGCGATTCAGGTAGAATTCGGGAATTAATTTAACATCGGGGTACAGGGCATTTACGAGATCGTGGCCCTCGGCGGAACCATACCATTCGACCCGTACCGAATAGGGCTCGGCCTCTTTGAGGATATGCCAGAGCAGTCGACGCTCTTCGCGGCGATCTTTCTCGTTTCGACCGGCCAAAGTCACGATCGTAATACATTCGGCGTCGTACAGCATATAGGCCCCAGCCGAAAGCGTATTACTACGATCGTACAGGCTCCACACCTGACCGCGACGCTTGTAAATACCCACGTGCATCAGGTGCTTCAGACGTTCCCGTGCATGCCGATCGAACGGGTGTCGCTCAGTGCGCTTTCGAAACATCAGCTCGATCAAGGCCTCGGGCGGATCGTTCTTGAACAAGGTGTAATCTTCATTATCGGCCAACAGATGTTCATCGGCCCGTAGGGCCAAAGACTCGGGACCGCACTGCCACCAAAAGAGTTTTTGCCGCCCACCCTTTTCCGAATCGCCCTGCAAACCGGGCAGCCGAGTGTACTTGATCTCGGCAGGCCAATGCTCGCGAAAAAGGGCGCACATCTCGGCCTGCTTTTCTGGGTTATGGGCCTGCGGCCCGATTGGGAACATCGCGTATACCCAAGGCGGCGTTACGCAATATTCTACTCCAAACGGCTTATAGCTGGGCAACGGCATAATCCATTCGTAGTCTTCGTAAACGAGTGCATTCCAACGCTCACAAACCGTGTCGAGGTACCAAGTGAATAGAAATGGCCGGCCTTGACCGTGCTTTTTAACGCACTGGTTCCAGGCGTCTTCGTCGAGCTCTTGTTGGCGAATGAATTTGACCATA carries:
- the upp gene encoding uracil phosphoribosyltransferase, translated to MKIVDLSAQPTIVNQYMAEIRDQGIQQDRMRFRRNIERIGIHLAYELSKDCSYSSQSVQTPLGVSEVSVPREQPVVASILRAGVPLHSGVLEVFDRADNAYISAYREVHADHSFKVVVEYLACPDLTDRHVILCDPMLATGRSMVLAYEALLTKVKPKRVDCLSVIASREGVEYVSREMKGLGTLYVAAVDEEMNDKKYIVPGLGDAGDLAFGPKL
- a CDS encoding YjjG family noncanonical pyrimidine nucleotidase, with the protein product MAYKHLFFDLDHTLWDFEKNAQETLTELLAELSDQGMQRISIEEFFPRYRVHNDEMWRHYRMGQIDKATLRTTRFQRALEEFGIADRAVAKWMEFEYLDRSPYKKHLFPEAIETLEYLRQRYVLHIITNGFEEVQHIKLRESTLGEHFDVIVTSEQAGVRKPHANIFRYALSRTGAEKRESLMIGDNLEADILGAQQAGWDQVYFNPEKTLHSEKPTYEITHLRELREFL